A region of Kribbella sp. NBC_01245 DNA encodes the following proteins:
- the rarD gene encoding EamA family transporter RarD, with protein sequence MPDQRSGFLFGFGAYFLWGVFPLYWRLLDHSGAVEVLAHRIVWSLLSILLLVFALRRTAQLRAILGDRRRLSALVIASALISVNWGTYIWGVHNGYVVEMSLGYFITPLFSVLLGVLLLKERLRTTQWVAIGIAFAAVVVLTIENGRPPYVALVLAFSFGFYGFTKKKANAGAVEGMAIESAAAVPLALAMIVALGIRGDSTVTSNGTAYFLLAVLAGPVTAIPLLMFGAAATRISMTALGLLNYVAPIMQLAIGVLVFREPMSNLRWAGFALVWVALVVLTVDGLTQRRRVAVLAATV encoded by the coding sequence GTGCCAGATCAACGCAGCGGCTTCCTCTTCGGCTTCGGCGCGTACTTCCTCTGGGGCGTTTTCCCGCTGTACTGGCGACTGCTCGATCACAGCGGCGCGGTCGAGGTGCTGGCCCACCGGATCGTCTGGTCGCTGCTCAGCATCCTGCTGCTGGTCTTCGCACTCCGCCGTACGGCGCAACTGCGCGCCATCCTCGGCGATCGCCGCCGCCTCTCGGCCCTGGTGATCGCGTCCGCGCTGATCTCGGTCAACTGGGGCACGTATATCTGGGGCGTGCACAACGGGTACGTCGTCGAAATGTCGCTCGGCTATTTCATCACTCCCCTATTCTCGGTATTACTCGGCGTGCTCCTGTTGAAGGAACGCCTTCGCACCACTCAGTGGGTCGCGATCGGCATCGCGTTCGCCGCGGTCGTCGTACTCACGATCGAAAACGGCAGGCCGCCGTACGTCGCCTTGGTGCTGGCTTTCTCGTTCGGGTTCTACGGATTCACCAAGAAGAAGGCGAATGCCGGCGCGGTCGAGGGAATGGCGATCGAATCCGCGGCAGCGGTGCCGCTCGCGCTCGCGATGATCGTTGCCCTGGGCATCAGAGGCGATTCGACCGTGACGTCCAATGGCACCGCGTATTTCCTGCTCGCGGTATTGGCCGGACCGGTGACGGCAATTCCGCTGCTGATGTTCGGCGCGGCCGCCACGCGAATTTCGATGACGGCCTTGGGATTGCTCAATTACGTCGCGCCGATCATGCAATTGGCGATCGGCGTGCTGGTATTCCGTGAGCCGATGAGCAACCTGCGCTGGGCGGGGTTCGCGCTGGTCTGGGTGGCACTCGTCGTACTGACCGTGGACGGCCTGACGCAACGGCGCCGGGTCGCCGTACTTGCTGCCACTGTGTAA
- a CDS encoding sugar phosphate isomerase/epimerase family protein, producing MGVRTGLVSVTFRQLTVEEVVQAAADAELAAIEWGGDIHVPLGDLASATRARELCEQRGIAVAAYGSYLRAGQTDTEEIATAVRTAVALGAPMIRVWAGSTGTATASVDDRIEVTRGLSEMASVARDSGVDIAMEFHRNTLTDDVDSTITLLLDVDAPNLRTYWQPPVDTDDAECLRQVEQLMPWLTTVHVFSWWPSDTRLPLMARESLWRPVLERLRAEPREINALMEFVADDAVDQFRTDAEDLHSWL from the coding sequence GTGGGTGTGAGGACCGGCCTGGTCTCAGTGACGTTCCGGCAGCTGACGGTCGAGGAGGTCGTTCAGGCGGCCGCCGACGCCGAACTCGCGGCGATCGAGTGGGGTGGCGACATCCATGTGCCACTCGGCGACCTCGCCTCGGCGACCCGTGCGCGGGAGCTGTGCGAGCAGCGCGGCATCGCGGTCGCGGCGTACGGCTCCTACCTGCGCGCCGGCCAGACCGATACCGAGGAGATCGCCACCGCGGTCCGTACGGCGGTCGCGCTCGGCGCCCCGATGATCCGCGTCTGGGCGGGCTCGACCGGTACGGCGACCGCCTCGGTGGACGACCGGATCGAGGTCACGCGCGGTCTGAGCGAGATGGCGTCAGTGGCGCGCGACTCGGGTGTCGACATCGCGATGGAGTTCCACCGCAACACGTTGACCGATGACGTCGACTCGACCATCACGCTGCTGCTCGACGTAGACGCGCCCAACCTGCGGACGTACTGGCAGCCGCCCGTGGACACCGACGATGCGGAATGCCTGCGCCAGGTCGAACAGCTGATGCCATGGCTGACGACGGTGCACGTCTTCTCGTGGTGGCCGTCCGACACCCGCCTGCCGCTAATGGCCCGCGAGTCGCTCTGGCGCCCCGTCCTCGAGCGCCTGCGAGCCGAACCCCGCGAGATCAACGCCCTGATGGAGTTCGTCGCCGACGACGCCGTCGACCAATTCCGCACCGACGCCGAAGACCTCCACAGCTGGCTCTAA
- a CDS encoding SigE family RNA polymerase sigma factor, with product MTRAGAAVGVEFEDFVAARYDSLRRTAYLLTQDAALAEDLVQTVLAKCWLSWGRIKDPGAYVHRTLVNTYIAWWRRRWNNEHPTEELPESAHPGEDSLEDRADLGHALRRLPRKMRAVVVLRFYEDLSEAETAHLLNCSVGTVKSQTSRALAKLRIDPSLLASQGTLGTEGRPA from the coding sequence GTGACCAGAGCGGGGGCAGCCGTGGGCGTGGAGTTCGAGGACTTCGTTGCCGCCAGGTACGACAGCCTGCGGCGTACTGCGTACCTGCTGACCCAGGATGCGGCGCTGGCCGAAGACCTGGTCCAGACGGTGCTGGCGAAGTGCTGGCTTTCCTGGGGGCGGATCAAGGACCCGGGAGCGTACGTCCATCGCACGCTGGTCAACACCTACATCGCGTGGTGGCGACGCCGTTGGAACAACGAGCACCCCACCGAGGAATTGCCCGAGTCGGCCCATCCCGGCGAAGACTCGCTCGAAGACCGGGCCGACCTCGGTCACGCGCTCCGGCGCCTGCCTCGCAAAATGCGCGCGGTCGTCGTACTCCGCTTCTATGAAGACCTTTCCGAAGCCGAGACCGCCCACCTCCTCAACTGCTCGGTCGGCACGGTGAAGAGCCAAACCAGCCGAGCCCTCGCCAAACTCCGCATCGACCCCAGCCTGCTCGCGAGCCAAGGCACGCTCGGCACCGAAGGGCGGCCCGCATGA
- a CDS encoding type II toxin-antitoxin system RelE family toxin has protein sequence MTYRVEFHAAALAQLKGLPGEAFDALVKRTVDLVEQPWDAQAISADDAHFRQALFGEFGLLSFYVDDTNQLIRIFDVTWV, from the coding sequence GTGACTTACCGCGTGGAGTTTCACGCGGCCGCACTCGCTCAGCTCAAGGGACTACCCGGCGAAGCATTCGATGCGTTGGTGAAGCGCACCGTTGATCTTGTGGAACAGCCATGGGATGCGCAAGCGATCTCCGCTGACGACGCACACTTCCGGCAGGCCTTGTTCGGCGAATTCGGCCTCCTGTCCTTCTACGTGGATGACACGAACCAACTGATCCGGATCTTCGACGTCACTTGGGTGTGA
- a CDS encoding DUF6247 family protein gives MTAEPLHASGDDPAEILRVLPAKWHEQFLSEYHSALDAAHEVWRFQQLREVLHLWRLRAVAYSNPTFEAAAHAAREGREDEFVSADQVLPGWTDRR, from the coding sequence ATGACCGCTGAGCCGCTCCACGCATCGGGTGATGACCCGGCAGAAATCCTGCGCGTGCTGCCCGCGAAGTGGCACGAGCAGTTCTTGTCCGAGTACCACAGCGCTCTGGACGCCGCCCACGAGGTTTGGCGCTTTCAACAGTTGCGGGAAGTTCTGCACCTCTGGCGATTGAGGGCGGTCGCCTATTCGAACCCGACCTTTGAGGCTGCTGCTCACGCTGCTCGAGAGGGACGTGAGGATGAGTTCGTCTCGGCTGATCAGGTGCTTCCTGGCTGGACCGATCGCCGGTGA